In the genome of Vulpes lagopus strain Blue_001 chromosome 9, ASM1834538v1, whole genome shotgun sequence, the window GGAACTGAGGTTTTGTGCAACCAACTAGCATTAACTTGCCAGGCATGTAAAGtgagccatctttttttttttttttaagtgagccaCCTTTGAAATGAATCCTCCAATTCCAGTCAAACCTTCAGATGACTACAGCCTCAGCTAATGATCTGTCTGGAAAATTCTTAGAAACTCTGAGCCAGAACCACTCAGTTGAGTCACTCCTGTATTCCCAACCCCTAGAAACTATATGAGATAAAGagtgtttattgttttaaggcACTAAGTGTGGGactattatataataataacatGATAAACTTGATCATAATTAGTAATCAATAATTAATCAATCGAAGCATGTTTAAGGTCAGATCTGAGAAGTTTGGACATTTGTgttcttcaaaaaattcaaaGCTGATTCTGAGATACtaccaaggttgagaaccacagTTATACTTTCCTTACCACTTTTATCTTTCAAAGTAACACATTTATCAAACCTACTAGAAGacaaattatactttaaatgtaaatatcctCTACTAAGGAAACAATTCATGATTCCCTTAAAAATAATCTgcttttaagtttaaatttcagTGGTAATCTCTTTAAaggttacatatttatttatttattttgtagagagGGAAAAGTGAGAGCAGGAGCACTCAtggtggtgggggtggcggggggggagtagaagaaagagaatcttaagccagctccacacccagcacagagcccaacacagggttccatctcacaaccctgagatcataacctgagccaaaatcaagagtcagacactcaaacaactgaatcacccaggtgcctctaaaggTCACATTTGTAACATACTGTGTCTATCttttatgtgtacaatgggaCTCTGGTCTCAGTAGCTGATGTAATTTATAATCTCATAAAAGGGTAAGATTGGCAAAATTCCAGATTAACCTCTCTCATATGCTAAGCCTGTTTgaaagcacagaaatacaaatattatgttcaattcattttgattttttttcaagaaaacaagtaaaaacaaacCCTTGCCTATATATCATTAACATACTTACAGATTGATGAATAAAAGGCATATCTTGTGTAGCTGCTAATCTACTAGAGAAACCTGTGCTACCATCTGGAATGCCAAAATTTAATGGTTCTCTCTTCTTAATAATTATCTGAAAGATTAATAGAAACAGAATTATAGGAATATTTTACATATCATATAAAAATAGACAAGATAATTAAATGACCAAAGTattctgtaattatttaaaatatgccctttcttttaaaatttataatgcatttttttaagtctgtaaAGAATATCAAAATTCCTAGGCAACTGTCACGCAAATCATTTACACACttaagaaaaattccattttcctttttctaaaaacacaaattttcctcttcttctctagACCCACAACATATAAGGTGACACTTTTATCACTGTATTAAATAAGAACATGTGTTACATACTACTATAAAAGTATAACCACCTCTCCGCATATGGTTATCTGTGAGCGCATTAGCTCTTTCAAGATAGTAGTATTAGCTTTGtagcttaaaaacattttcagtctAATTTATTAAGGTACTACTGTAATATTCTGGGTTCTTCCTCTTAAGAGTAGCAATATGcttctaaaatataaagtatttatcTATGAAGACACTCAAACTCCTTGAAAAATACACAACTTAATGCTCTTTGGCATTGAGACATTTGACCAACTAGATAAAAACAATCCTGATTATAAGATGTAAATGTTAGAAgccttgaaattataaaaatgaatttatagctGAAACTGGTTGGGAGGTAGaagaggatagaaaaaaaaaacccagggatccctgggtggctcagcggtttggcgcctgcctttggcccagggcgcaatcctggagtcccgggatagagtcccacatcgggctcccagcatggagcctgcttctccctcctcctgtgtctctgccaatctctctctctgtctatcataaataaataaataaatctttaaaaaaaaaaaaaaagaaaaagttttaataaaaaaaatcttaattggAAGGGTGGAATAaataatgtcttcattttataaagtgtatttttaagaaatattttctatgcATGACTAAATAAGAAATGGGAttctaagttttgtttttgttttaaatacagtgACTAGTGAGGTAAACTGGAATAACAGCATCATAATATTTGGAAGAGAGGGAAGAGTAGTGAGCATAGTATGAAATAAACCTTCATCTACCATAGTATGAAGTCAATGGATAATGTCTTGTTTGGTATATCAAGACACAGCAACATaagcatattatatatagatatgatTAAAAAAACACTACAAACCCAAATAGGAAAAGTTATGAGTGATTGATTCTGAGAAGTAGAATTGGCTATAGGGAATAATGGGGCAGAAGTCTGTTGCTTTTCATTATAAGCTCTTCTACATTCTctgatttaaacttttttttaaagtatatgtactagggatccctgggtggcgcagcggtttggcgcctgcctttggcccagggcgcgatcctggagacccgggatcgaatcccacgtcgggctccgggtgcatggagcctgcttctccctctgcctgtgtctctgcctctctctctctctctctgtgactatcataaaaaaaaaaaataaaaaaaaaataaaaaaaaataaagtatatgtactattttgataaaaaagaaaggaaaatattcagcCACTGTTCCTTTTCCAATAATTCCCTCCACTTTTAAGTGATCTTCCATATCTAACTCAAAAGGGATTAAATAAAGTGTGGATGACTACATAAGCCCATAATAATTGTTCTGTTCTCAGAGCCCTGCATCAGTTTTATAATGGttacaaataatgaaaacaataccTATCAGTTTGTAAGCAGCACTAAACTGTGAACTCTTTTAAAGTCAGAACTTTATCTTACTTCAGTTTAGACTACAGCAGAGACTGCAGTCTAGAATCTGGTCTACAGCTGGACTTCAGTAAATGCATATATAACTTTCGAAGATCTGGGTGTATAACTTATTAGATCTATGtcacttgaataaataaacttgtttACATGACAAAAAACACAAATTGATTAGAAATAGGCTTTCTGACAAATACTAATCATACTATCTGATTTAAATATAGGAATCTGAGAAGCAATTTAATTATTTAACCTCCCATAgcacaaatattttacatactttCTGAGTTTTCCTTATAGTTGGTGTCATGTCCTTAAAATAGTCAGGTTCCAGTTGTTCCAAAGCATTTTGTTGTGTTGCTACATTCCCATTCCCTCCTTCAATCTTTACACTTGTGGGGGCATCTTCATCCCAGGAAGTCCACTCTTCAACATCAGTCTACATTGAATCCATCAATAGCATCAGCCACAAACAGTAACCTAATCAACAGCTCTTTCatcatttattagaaaaacaggttttctaggggcacctgagtggctcagttggttaagtgtctgccttaggctcaggtcatgacctcagggtcctgggatggggccctgcatcagtcaggctccctgctcagtggggagcctgcgtgtccctctccctttgcccctcctcactactcatgctctctttctctcctctctcaaataaataaataaaatcttaaaaaaagaaagaaagaaaaacaggcttTCTAAAACATTGGTTTTCAACCTTTTtgacaagaaaatataaattttttaacatatacCAAAACTagatcaaaagttttaaaaaaaacttagtttTACTAAAGTTGGATGATCGGTTCTACccattaaaaaaccaaaaccaaaaccaaagcaaaTGCTTTAAAAGCTGAAATCACATTTAGAACTACAGTCCACAGGAAGAATATTGAAATTTGCATCTTAAGCCTAACTGcgttgattaaaaaataaaaacaaaagctaaaacaaacaTTCTTAATAGGATTTATACAAGACAGAGTTCTCagatataatattcaaaatgtccatgaaacaactcaaatttattcagtaaacaaatcaataaatttgaatttgcatggaaagaaagtaaaaatgttataattatcTAAGACTTTAAGATAGTTATAAAAATACTATCCCAAGCAATAGCAATCATTCTtgaaatttttggaaaatagaaaatctcagcaaagtaacagaaaatactatgaagaatcaaataaaaattttagagttaaaaaatataaCCATAACAAAAAAGCTTGATCTGACTACCAAATTAACTTTGAAATGGACATACTAATTAATGGTCTGCAGACCAGTTTGAAAACTATGGCTTTGGAATATttattcaacctttaaaaaattacctgTTTGGGAACTGATGAATAATCAACTGTAGTTGGCAAAGTTATTTGGTCTCCACTTAATTTCCGTCCTCTGCcagatctaaaataaaaatgaagtaacttATTTCAATAACTACCAAAACAAACATGACTAAAAGCACTATGGACTAAAGGCTAATAAAAGATCttttataattatacaattatttaaataattaacagttactcattaaaatatgaaaagaagagGCATGCATCAAATATCtttgaaatgtgtttaaaatcTTAGGACAACAAAATTGCTTTTTGGCTTAGGACAGAATTATAGACAAACTCAGGAggaatataaagacaaaaacGAAAATGTGAAGTGATTTCAAATGATGTTCCTTCAAACCATGCTCTGTGGTAAAACTCTGGGACaccaaatccatttttttttgtttgtttgttttctttaggattatttgagagagagagaaagagagagagtatgtgtgtacatgtgtgggtgagcaggggagagaatcctcaagcaggctcccagtaGAACTTGGTCCCATGACtcatgagatcgtgacctgagccaaatcaagattTGGAGGCTCAGCCAACTGAGGCATCTAAGTAAGTGCCCCCATCTATGCCATTTTAACCAGGATGgcttggcttttgtttgttttacctgtttgggtttttgttaAGATTACCTATCAAACTAtcaaaaagactgaaaatcaCTGGATTGAATTAAACCGTAATTGACAAGTTTTAAAGATTAGAAAGAGAAACactatattaaatgaaataggtATTATAACTCAGTTGCTGAGAGCATGGGCTATGGAAACTAGTTGGTAAATCATAGTTTTAAATGTTACTCCTATTAATTATGAGTCACGTTAGAATCAACTAGCCTCTCAAGCTTCAAtatcctcatctgcaaaatagaagTATTCAAATCTACTTTTGTAGGGTTATTGTAAGGATTTAATTGACATATTTAAAGCAGCTAGACACTACACAGTGCCCAATATATAATAAGACACTAAAAAACAATGGTACCTATTATGAATGATCAATTACTTGCTTCATTTCAAATAATCTATAAAGCATCTACTTAGAGCTAACTGgtaaaattagttatttttactacaaaattaaaaatcatattttgttcaaaggataaatagaaaatacGGTCTACTACTAAATTGATTATGTGAACCTGGTACTTTAGAACACATGATCTAGGTTCGTTCTGACACATAAGAAAAGCTTATTCTAACAAGaagtctgttttctttaaaagtgaaCATACAATCAATCCTAAATACATTTACATTCACAATTATCATGAAATTTATAGTGGCAACAACTGtccttaatactttttaaatcaaatgcACTTTCTTTTATCAAAAGtgtttcagttttagaaaatacatatgcaaagagaaaaacaccTATAATATATCTTGTTAACCTCTAGCATTCCAGCAATTAATACCCATACTTATCCTACTTTACCTTGTGAATTTCTAGCTATTCCTCCTCATGCCCTGATGATCTGAGCACTTAGTTCATTATTTTCCCTACTTCCCAAATCCTGTTCTCTTCCTGGGTGGGCTCAATAGTTAcctaaattttccatttctttcttgacttttctcCCTCCAAGTGTTCATCTTTACTCTATTCCGTCCACTCATTCCCACTGCCATACTATGgacgtatttttaaaaaatatctcaaatcaCTCTACCTCTAACAATAAATGTCCTTAATCCTCAGAGTTTTA includes:
- the EBAG9 gene encoding receptor-binding cancer antigen expressed on SiSo cells isoform X2, whose translation is MAITQFRLFKVCTCLATVFSFLKRLICRSGRGRKLSGDQITLPTTVDYSSVPKQTDVEEWTSWDEDAPTSVKIEGGNGNVATQQNALEQLEPDYFKDMTPTIRKTQKIIIKKREPLNFGIPDGSTGFSSRLAATQDMPFIHQSPELGDLDTWQENTNAWEEEEDAAWQAEEVLRQQKIADREKRAAEQQRKKMEKEAQRLMKKEQNKIGVKLS